One stretch of Robbsia betulipollinis DNA includes these proteins:
- the dld gene encoding D-lactate dehydrogenase, with product MAFDIPKTASSRVGLALCDTFRRIVGTRYVLTDERATRRYRIGYRYGSGVAAVVVRPGTLVEQWQILEQCIAASVIVITQASNTGLTGGSTPDGDDYDRDIVIVSTSRIRQVYPIAEGRQVVCLAGATLDQLERVLEPLGREPHSVIGSSCIGASVIGGICNNSGGSLVHRGPAYTEMAAYGCVDASGRLRLVNHLGIRLGESAERILARLDAGDLPPADIAFGDAAASDRDYARHVRGIDEASPARYNADPLRLHEASGSAGKLMVFAVRLDTFPITRGAKVFYIGTNHTHELTDLRRHALARFAYLPIAGEYLHRDAYDIAERYGRDLFLIIQYFGTHRLPAFFGFKTRCDAFFDGFRFLPRHVSDRILQRVSRLFPRHLPARMNTYRDRYAHHVMLKVQAEGVEEVRTWLQDYFSKASGDFFECTPDEGKKAFLHRFAAASAAVRYRAVHSDMVEDIVALDVALRRDDREWFETLPADMAGNFILKLYYGHFLCHVFHQDYVARKGSNCTALEHALLRILDERGAKYPAEHNVGHLYEAAPELQAFYRKLDPCNCFNPGIGLTSKLAHYRGSDAP from the coding sequence ATGGCCTTCGATATCCCGAAAACTGCGTCGTCCCGTGTGGGCCTAGCCTTGTGCGATACATTTCGCCGTATCGTGGGCACGCGGTACGTGTTGACCGACGAACGCGCGACGCGGCGCTACCGCATTGGATACCGCTACGGTAGTGGCGTGGCCGCGGTGGTGGTGCGGCCCGGCACCCTGGTCGAGCAGTGGCAGATACTGGAACAATGCATTGCGGCCAGCGTCATCGTCATCACGCAGGCATCCAACACGGGGCTCACGGGCGGATCGACTCCCGACGGGGACGACTACGACCGGGACATCGTCATCGTCAGCACGTCGCGAATCAGGCAGGTCTACCCGATCGCCGAGGGACGGCAGGTCGTCTGCCTTGCGGGAGCGACGCTGGACCAGCTCGAGCGGGTGCTGGAACCGCTCGGGCGCGAGCCGCACTCCGTCATCGGCTCGTCGTGCATCGGAGCGTCGGTGATCGGCGGCATCTGCAATAATTCCGGTGGATCGCTCGTGCATCGCGGTCCCGCCTATACCGAGATGGCCGCGTACGGTTGCGTGGACGCGTCGGGGCGGCTTCGGCTCGTGAACCATCTTGGCATCCGCCTGGGGGAAAGTGCCGAGCGAATACTCGCGCGCCTTGATGCCGGCGACCTGCCTCCCGCTGATATCGCGTTCGGCGACGCCGCGGCGTCGGATCGCGACTACGCGCGCCACGTGCGCGGCATTGACGAGGCGTCGCCCGCTCGCTACAACGCCGATCCCCTGCGGCTTCACGAAGCATCCGGGTCGGCCGGCAAGCTGATGGTCTTCGCGGTACGCCTGGACACGTTTCCCATCACGAGGGGCGCGAAGGTTTTCTATATCGGTACGAACCATACTCATGAACTGACCGACCTCCGCCGCCACGCGCTGGCCCGGTTCGCGTATTTGCCGATCGCCGGCGAATACCTGCACCGCGATGCCTACGACATCGCCGAGCGGTACGGGCGCGACCTGTTTCTCATAATCCAGTATTTCGGCACGCATCGGCTCCCGGCATTTTTCGGTTTCAAGACGCGCTGCGATGCATTCTTCGACGGCTTCCGGTTCTTGCCACGGCATGTGAGCGACAGGATCCTGCAGCGCGTTTCCAGACTGTTCCCCCGGCATTTACCAGCGCGCATGAATACCTATCGCGATCGCTACGCGCATCACGTAATGCTGAAGGTTCAAGCCGAAGGTGTGGAGGAGGTCCGCACATGGCTGCAAGATTATTTTTCCAAAGCAAGCGGTGATTTCTTCGAATGCACGCCCGACGAAGGGAAAAAGGCGTTTTTGCATCGCTTTGCAGCAGCCAGCGCAGCGGTGCGCTACAGGGCGGTACACTCAGATATGGTGGAGGACATCGTCGCGCTCGACGTTGCCCTACGGCGCGACGACCGTGAATGGTTTGAAACGTTACCTGCCGATATGGCGGGGAATTTTATCTTGAAACTTTATTATGGACATTTCCTCTGTCATGTGTTCCACCAGGATTACGTAGCGAGGAAGGGCAGCAATTGTACGGCGCTCGAGCACGCTTTATTGCGGATCCTTGATGAACGCGGCGCGAAGTATCCAGCCGAGCACAATGTCGGGCACTTGTACGAAGCAGCTCCCGAACTGCAAGCGTTCTATAGGAAGCTCGATCCATGTAACTGCTTCAATCCGGGAATTGGGCTCACGTCGAAACTTGCACATTACCGAGGAAGCGACGCGCCTTGA